A genomic segment from Helicobacter sp. NHP19-012 encodes:
- the def gene encoding peptide deformylase, protein MALLELVRYPDKRLRKRSQEVVAFDEVLHQLLDDMHETMLANKGIGLAAIQVGVAKRALLVHLPREDDTQLLEDCLEIINPTLMQTEGEILWREGCLSVPEFYEEVLRHANITLGYQDRFGNAKVLQASELLSVAIQHEMDHLNGVLFVDKLSMLKRKKFEKEFKKNLKNP, encoded by the coding sequence ATGGCTCTTTTGGAGTTGGTGCGTTACCCGGACAAACGCTTAAGAAAACGCTCGCAAGAGGTCGTGGCCTTTGATGAGGTGCTGCACCAGCTTTTAGACGACATGCACGAAACCATGCTCGCCAACAAGGGCATCGGGCTAGCGGCGATCCAAGTGGGCGTGGCAAAAAGAGCCCTACTCGTGCATTTGCCCAGAGAAGACGACACGCAGCTACTAGAGGATTGCCTAGAGATCATCAACCCCACCTTAATGCAAACAGAGGGAGAGATTTTATGGCGCGAGGGGTGCTTGTCTGTGCCTGAGTTTTACGAGGAGGTGTTGCGGCACGCCAACATCACTTTAGGCTATCAAGACCGCTTTGGCAACGCTAAGGTGTTGCAGGCCAGCGAGCTTTTGAGTGTGGCGATCCAACACGAAATGGACCATTTAAACGGGGTGCTCTTCGTGGATAAATTGTCTATGTTGAAGCGTAAAAAATTTGAAAAGGAATTTAAGAAAAACCTAAAGAATCCCTAA
- a CDS encoding YifB family Mg chelatase-like AAA ATPase → MVNTLYCATMAGASAQIVEVEATFTRALPAFVISGLANNAIQESKQRVQSALQNNGFTFPPLKITINLSPADLPKSGSHFDLPMALLVALQKQPLESKWFAFGELGLDGRLKHNEAIFPMLLDIALQEPGAHVLVPALGKELFSLIPNLHLHFVANLQEALQVLRNPAAIPERAPLHLPFASLELGKERYYYCTDFALDFKEVRGQEVAKEAALIAAAGLHNILFEGSPGCGKSMIAKRLRYILPPSTLAEMIEAVKLNILSGQEGNYSPLRSFRNPHQSASKASILGSTHGNVPSPGEIALAHNGVLFFDELPHFKREVLEGLREPMENNKLVISRVHSKIEYHTSFLFVGAMNPCPCGNLMDPSKVCRCQEKEILAYKNRLSAPLLDRIDLFVQMALINEDAKSTQDSKAMHEQVIEAFKRQKMRGQEVLNGKLQEGEINTFCPLEPEAAHLLEQATLRFGLSERAVSKSKKVARSVADLAGCEAINKAHMLKALQFRKVG, encoded by the coding sequence GTGGTGAACACACTTTATTGCGCCACAATGGCGGGGGCAAGTGCTCAAATCGTAGAAGTGGAAGCCACCTTCACCCGTGCCCTGCCCGCCTTTGTGATCTCAGGGCTTGCCAACAATGCCATCCAAGAATCCAAACAACGGGTGCAATCCGCCTTGCAAAACAATGGCTTTACTTTTCCTCCTTTAAAGATCACCATCAACCTCTCCCCCGCTGACTTGCCTAAAAGCGGAAGTCATTTTGACCTGCCCATGGCTCTACTTGTCGCCTTGCAAAAGCAACCTTTAGAGAGTAAGTGGTTTGCCTTTGGCGAGTTGGGGCTAGATGGGCGGCTTAAACACAACGAGGCGATCTTTCCCATGCTCTTAGACATCGCCCTGCAAGAGCCCGGTGCGCATGTGTTAGTGCCCGCTCTGGGCAAAGAGCTTTTTAGCCTGATCCCTAACTTGCATTTGCACTTTGTGGCAAATTTACAAGAAGCCCTGCAGGTGCTAAGAAACCCGGCTGCCATTCCAGAGCGTGCCCCCTTGCACCTACCCTTTGCTAGCTTAGAGCTTGGCAAAGAGCGTTACTACTACTGCACGGATTTTGCCCTAGACTTTAAAGAGGTTAGGGGGCAAGAGGTGGCTAAGGAGGCGGCTTTGATCGCAGCAGCGGGGCTACACAATATTTTATTTGAGGGCTCTCCTGGCTGTGGCAAAAGCATGATCGCCAAACGCCTGCGCTATATTTTGCCCCCAAGCACCCTAGCCGAAATGATCGAGGCGGTGAAGTTAAATATCTTGAGCGGACAGGAGGGCAACTACAGCCCGCTAAGAAGTTTTAGAAACCCGCATCAAAGCGCGTCTAAAGCCAGCATTTTAGGCTCAACACATGGCAATGTGCCTAGCCCGGGCGAGATCGCGCTTGCGCACAATGGGGTTTTGTTCTTTGACGAGCTGCCCCACTTTAAGAGGGAGGTTTTAGAGGGCCTAAGAGAACCGATGGAGAACAATAAATTAGTCATCTCAAGGGTGCATAGCAAGATCGAGTATCACACTTCGTTTTTATTCGTGGGGGCGATGAACCCCTGCCCTTGTGGGAATTTAATGGACCCCTCTAAGGTGTGTCGCTGCCAAGAGAAGGAGATTTTGGCCTATAAAAACCGCCTGAGTGCCCCTTTGTTGGATCGCATCGATTTATTTGTGCAAATGGCTTTGATTAATGAAGACGCTAAAAGCACGCAAGATTCTAAAGCCATGCACGAGCAGGTGATCGAGGCGTTTAAAAGGCAGAAAATGCGCGGGCAAGAGGTGCTCAATGGTAAGCTACAAGAGGGCGAGATCAACACCTTCTGCCCACTAGAGCCCGAGGCGGCGCATTTACTAGAGCAGGCCACCCTGCGCTTCGGGCTGTCTGAGCGCGCGGTGAGCAAGAGTAAGAAGGTCGCGCGTAGCGTAGCGGATTTAGCCGGCTGCGAGGCGATCAATAAGGCGCACATGCTCAAAGCATTGCAATTTAGAAAAGTGGGGTGA
- the clpP gene encoding ATP-dependent Clp endopeptidase proteolytic subunit ClpP, with protein MNYVPIVIEKTGRGERSYDIYSRLLKDRIVLLSGEINDAVAAAIVAQLLFLEAEDPEKDINLYINSPGGSVTSGLSIYDTMNYIHPDICTICVGQAASMGAFLLSCGTKGKRFSLPHSRIMIHQPIGGTQGQATNIAIYTKEILRLKSELNQIIAANTGQPLEKIEQDSDRDFFMSAEDAKDYGLIDAVLTKSQKQG; from the coding sequence ATGAACTATGTCCCCATCGTCATTGAAAAAACAGGGCGGGGGGAGCGCAGTTACGACATTTACTCCCGCCTGCTCAAGGATCGCATTGTGCTTTTGAGTGGCGAAATCAATGATGCGGTGGCGGCCGCCATTGTGGCGCAACTCTTGTTCTTAGAAGCCGAAGACCCCGAAAAGGACATCAATTTATACATCAACTCCCCCGGGGGATCTGTTACCAGCGGGCTTAGTATCTACGACACCATGAACTACATCCACCCCGATATCTGCACCATTTGCGTGGGGCAGGCCGCGTCCATGGGGGCGTTTTTGCTCAGTTGCGGCACTAAGGGCAAACGCTTTTCTCTGCCCCATTCACGAATCATGATCCACCAGCCCATCGGCGGCACCCAAGGGCAAGCCACTAACATTGCCATTTATACCAAAGAGATTTTACGCCTTAAAAGTGAGCTCAACCAAATCATAGCCGCCAACACCGGCCAGCCTTTAGAAAAAATCGAGCAAGACAGCGATCGCGACTTTTTCATGAGCGCTGAGGATGCGAAGGATTATGGCTTGATCGATGCCGTGCTCACTAAAAGCCAAAAGCAAGGCTAA
- a CDS encoding methylated-DNA--[protein]-cysteine S-methyltransferase → MILAHFKPPKSFPSPYLVLRTDSKGLVSLDFVASVPSTTPNPDALMQAVLESLEGYFSGTLFSFDLPLSLSASPFSLQVWQALQNIPYASTKTYQEIAHAINKPRACRAVGNANHNNPIPIIIPCHRVVPKSGGLGGYGGGVQIKEWLLKHEQRHKL, encoded by the coding sequence GTGATTTTAGCCCATTTCAAGCCCCCTAAGAGTTTTCCTAGCCCCTATTTGGTCCTACGCACGGATAGCAAGGGCTTAGTGAGCTTAGACTTTGTAGCAAGCGTGCCAAGCACCACCCCAAACCCCGATGCCCTCATGCAAGCCGTGCTAGAGAGTTTAGAGGGCTATTTTAGCGGCACGCTTTTTAGCTTTGACTTGCCCTTGAGCCTATCAGCTAGCCCCTTTAGCTTGCAAGTGTGGCAGGCTTTGCAAAATATCCCCTATGCCAGCACAAAAACCTACCAAGAAATCGCCCACGCCATTAATAAACCTAGAGCGTGTCGAGCCGTAGGCAACGCTAACCACAACAACCCCATCCCGATCATCATCCCCTGCCATCGAGTGGTGCCTAAAAGCGGGGGGCTAGGGGGCTATGGGGGCGGGGTGCAGATTAAAGAGTGGTTGTTAAAGCACGAGCAACGCCATAAACTATAA
- the fliI gene encoding flagellar protein export ATPase FliI encodes MSLDVLRARLQHPRDLSPRYGVVVKILPSMVFVSGFLPSVGDVVQVQKTDGLDCLGMVVVVEKERFGFTPFSFVEGCRVGDRVLFVREGLSFPVGEGLLGRVLDPLGNPLDGLGYVRASAYAPVMAAPIKPLDRGIIDEPFSVGVKSIDGLLTCGKGQKLGIFAGSGVGKSTLMGMIVRGCEAQIKVIALIGERGREIPEFIHKNLQGNLDNTVLVVATSDDAPLMRKYGAFCAMSVAEYFKNQGHDVLFMMDSVTRFAMAQREIGLALGEPPTSKGYPPSALTLLPQLMERAGKEQNKGSITAFFTVLVEGDDLSDPIADQSRSILDGHIVLSRELTDHGIYPPINILNSASRVSKEVSSHEHMLAARKFRKLYALLKENEVLIRIGSYQRGFDEELDEAMDKKSAMDAFLAQEEEEIIPSQESVQMLQEIVQAP; translated from the coding sequence ATGTCCCTAGATGTTTTGCGTGCAAGGTTGCAACACCCCCGAGATTTATCCCCCCGCTATGGCGTGGTGGTGAAAATCCTGCCTAGCATGGTCTTTGTGAGTGGGTTTTTGCCCTCGGTGGGGGATGTGGTGCAGGTGCAAAAGACCGACGGGCTCGATTGCCTTGGCATGGTCGTGGTGGTGGAGAAGGAACGATTTGGCTTCACGCCCTTTTCCTTTGTGGAGGGGTGCAGGGTGGGCGATCGCGTGCTTTTTGTGCGCGAGGGTTTAAGCTTTCCTGTGGGCGAGGGGCTCTTAGGGCGCGTGCTCGATCCTTTGGGTAACCCCCTAGATGGTTTGGGCTATGTTAGGGCGAGTGCCTATGCGCCCGTGATGGCTGCGCCCATCAAGCCCTTAGATCGGGGGATCATTGACGAGCCCTTTAGCGTGGGGGTGAAAAGCATTGACGGGCTGCTCACTTGTGGCAAGGGGCAAAAGTTAGGCATTTTTGCAGGCAGCGGGGTGGGTAAAAGCACCTTAATGGGGATGATCGTTAGAGGCTGTGAGGCGCAAATTAAGGTCATAGCTCTCATTGGGGAGCGCGGACGCGAGATCCCTGAGTTTATCCATAAGAACTTACAAGGCAATTTAGACAACACCGTCTTGGTGGTCGCCACGAGCGACGATGCGCCTTTAATGCGTAAATACGGGGCGTTTTGCGCCATGAGCGTGGCGGAGTATTTTAAAAATCAAGGGCATGATGTGCTTTTCATGATGGACTCGGTTACCCGTTTTGCGATGGCACAAAGAGAAATCGGGCTAGCCCTTGGCGAGCCGCCCACCAGCAAGGGCTACCCCCCATCTGCCCTAACCCTCTTGCCCCAGCTAATGGAGCGGGCGGGCAAGGAACAAAACAAAGGGAGCATCACCGCCTTTTTCACCGTGCTGGTGGAGGGGGATGACTTGAGTGATCCCATTGCTGACCAAAGCCGCAGCATTTTAGACGGGCATATTGTTTTAAGTCGGGAGCTTACCGATCATGGCATTTATCCGCCTATTAATATCCTAAACTCCGCCTCAAGGGTGAGTAAGGAAGTGAGCAGCCACGAGCACATGCTGGCTGCGCGCAAATTCCGCAAACTCTACGCCCTTTTGAAAGAAAACGAAGTGTTGATCCGTATCGGCTCTTACCAACGGGGCTTTGATGAGGAATTGGACGAGGCGATGGATAAAAAGAGTGCGATGGACGCGTTTTTAGCCCAAGAAGAGGAAGAGATCATTCCTAGCCAAGAGAGTGTACAAATGCTGCAAGAAATTGTGCAAGCCCCCTAA
- the tig gene encoding trigger factor has protein sequence MDLTTKRLDSANASISAKPSLQDFEKKSHSIAQKIAKNTKLDGFRKGKVPLDIIKQRYQGHIQQESEKELLDAILQEGSKALEITPQDMIGNPTIRKFDKQAEYFDIEMHIGLKPQIDLSGVLECVPSFSLEEVQESAIEERLQHLAKERATFTDAPEDKAVANGDGVIFDFEGLLDNQPFEGNRAQNFALVVGEGRLLPSFEKQLVGMKMGDEKYFSIPFPKDYASTTLAGKEVSFHVKLHKIQLRHIPEIDDAFVKMVLNQEKEPTLEMLKGRVKDQLFLEAKTKLYNQQLKETLIDKLDKNLAFDLPETIIEQEMDLAFRQSLQNMKPEELKELQDDSKRVKKKRDSFREQARRSVKVTFIIDALAKQENIQVADNEVYQAVYYEAMMANQNPQQLLEAYQRNNMLPAVKMAMVEDRVLTFLLDKQLPQEANA, from the coding sequence ATGGATTTAACGACTAAGCGGCTCGATAGCGCCAACGCATCTATCAGCGCCAAACCTTCGCTGCAGGATTTTGAAAAGAAGTCCCACAGCATCGCCCAAAAAATTGCCAAAAACACCAAGTTAGACGGGTTTAGAAAAGGTAAAGTTCCCCTAGACATCATCAAACAACGCTACCAAGGCCACATCCAGCAAGAGAGCGAAAAAGAGCTCTTGGATGCGATTTTACAAGAGGGCAGCAAAGCACTAGAGATCACCCCGCAAGATATGATCGGAAACCCCACCATCCGCAAGTTTGATAAGCAAGCCGAGTATTTTGACATTGAAATGCACATCGGACTTAAGCCCCAAATCGACCTTTCAGGGGTGTTAGAATGCGTGCCTAGCTTCTCTTTAGAGGAAGTGCAAGAGAGCGCGATTGAAGAGCGATTGCAGCATTTAGCCAAAGAGAGGGCGACTTTTACAGACGCGCCCGAGGATAAAGCCGTGGCTAATGGCGATGGCGTGATCTTTGACTTTGAAGGCTTGTTAGACAACCAACCCTTTGAGGGCAACCGGGCACAAAACTTCGCCCTTGTCGTGGGCGAGGGGCGTTTGTTGCCTAGCTTTGAAAAGCAATTAGTCGGCATGAAAATGGGCGATGAGAAGTATTTTTCCATCCCCTTTCCTAAAGACTACGCCAGTACCACCCTTGCGGGCAAAGAGGTGTCTTTCCATGTGAAGTTGCATAAAATCCAACTGCGCCACATCCCCGAAATTGACGATGCCTTTGTCAAAATGGTCTTAAACCAAGAGAAAGAACCCACCCTTGAAATGCTTAAAGGGCGCGTTAAAGACCAGCTCTTTTTGGAGGCAAAAACCAAGCTCTACAACCAACAGCTCAAAGAAACCTTGATCGACAAGCTGGATAAAAACCTCGCCTTTGATTTGCCCGAAACCATCATTGAACAAGAAATGGATTTGGCCTTCCGCCAATCCCTGCAAAACATGAAGCCCGAAGAGCTCAAAGAATTACAAGACGACTCCAAAAGGGTTAAGAAAAAAAGGGATAGTTTTAGGGAGCAAGCCCGCCGCAGCGTGAAAGTAACCTTCATCATTGACGCACTCGCCAAACAAGAAAACATCCAAGTGGCGGACAATGAGGTGTATCAGGCCGTCTATTACGAGGCGATGATGGCAAACCAAAACCCCCAACAATTACTAGAGGCTTACCAAAGAAACAATATGCTCCCCGCCGTGAAAATGGCAATGGTCGAAGATCGGGTGCTCACTTTCTTGTTAGATAAACAGCTCCCCCAAGAGGCAAATGCATGA